One stretch of Prunus persica cultivar Lovell chromosome G1, Prunus_persica_NCBIv2, whole genome shotgun sequence DNA includes these proteins:
- the LOC18790618 gene encoding tRNA-specific adenosine deaminase 2, whose translation MSSLGEEYPDDTLTFMLLAIEQAKVAMDCLEVPVGCVIVEDGKVIASGRNRTTETRNATRHAEMEAIDTLLEQWREKRLSQSEVAKIFSKCKLYVTCEPCIMCAAALSFIGIKEVFYGCGNDKFGGCGSILSLHSSSSEPLISGGAPRGEGFKCNGGIMASEAVSLFRSFYEQGNPNAPKPHRPLAQQATQ comes from the exons ATGTCATCTCTCGGGGAAGAGTACCCTGACGATACTCTTACATTTATGCTTCTTGCTATAGAACAG GCAAAGGTGGCTATGGACTGCCTCGAAGTTCCTGTTGG CTGTGTGATTGTTGAAGATGGCAAGGTCATAGCATCTGGAAGAAATCGAACAACTGAGACACGAAAT GCTACAAGGCATGCAGAGATGGAAGCCATTGATACCCTTCTTGAGCAGTGGAGAGAAAAGAGGCTTTCACAGTCAGAAGTTGCcaaaattttttcaaaatgtaaACTCTATGTTACATGTGAACCATGTATAATGTGTGCAGCGGCTTTATCATTCATTG GAATAAAGGAAGTATTTTATGGCTGTGGCAATGATAAATTTGGCGGGTGTGGATCAATATTGTCATTGCACTCAAGTAGCTCTGAGCCACTCATTAG TGGTGGAGCTCCAAGAGGTGAAGGATTCAAATGCAATGGAGGGATAATGGCATCAGAAGCAGTCTCTCTTTTTCGTAGTTTTTACGAGCAGGGAAATCCTAATG CTCCAAAGCCTCATAGGCCTCTTGCTCAACAGGCAACACAATGA
- the LOC18790932 gene encoding uncharacterized protein LOC18790932 gives MCTKCDSHCSCRKAQLNSKENKNTDDLPSLLFPRSSSQLSAVSIMSESSAPNLVYKRRKLRGNSVTIFSEDRGNTRTGDYLSFVNFNVPSEDRENTRTGKKQLVDSHIEHETKATRASPHLCNRESHVLNSESFNGCSVGEELISDEAPKNNVQKVLEVNSVNDSCSSSKSNMEHLSAVRIMSESSAPNLVYKRKKLGGNSVTIFSEDWENTRTGDYRSFVDFIVPSIAAKKQLVDLHIEHETKATRASAHLCNRESHVLSSESFNGCSIGEELVSDEALKNNVRKVLEVNSVNDSCSSSKSNMEHASTSMKTEVDENGECSSSSVIVMEAVGDLSEKDLCISILRSHGLLGDVQATRICRSAEDTGTSSSDSCHRSCKICSRAGTALKMLICDNCEEAFHMSCCHPRIKKVPFDEWFCHSCLRKKQILKEKVARKSPNITSVMCRNASSKGQVNPILLMLRDNEPYATSVRFGKGFQAEVPDWSGPINDDIDGIGEPLELDSSEYVRLNELNCNKPSRVSSIGNWLQCREVVDSANGTICGKWRRAPLFEVQTDDWECFCSILWDPSHADCNAPQELGTDQVLKQLKYIETLRPRLSAKRHTLDGTKSTGDLQNPITDAKSIQTL, from the exons ATGTGTACAAAATGCGACTCTCATTGCAGCTGCAGAAAAGCTCAACTAAACTCAAAGGAAAACAAGAATACTGATGATTTGCCCTCGTTACTTTTTCCAAGAAGTTCTTCCCAGCTGTCAGCAGTCAGTATAATGTCTGAAAGTAGTGCACCTAATCTCGTATATAAAAGGAGGAAATTACGAggaaactctgtcaccatatTTTCAGAAGATCGAGGAAACACAAGAACTGGTGattatctttcttttgtaaattttaatGTTCCTTCAGAAGATCGAGAAAACACAAGAACTGGTAAGAAACAACTTGTTGATTCGCACATAGAGCATGAAACTAAAGCCACTCGAGCGTCTCCTCATTTATGCAATAGAGAGTCTCATGTTTTAAATTCAGAATCTTTTAATGGATGTTCTGTTGGTGAGGAATTAATTTCTGATGAAGCACCTAAAAACAATGTGCAAAAAGTTTTAGAGGTAAACAGCGTAAATGATAGTTGCTCATCATCAAAGTCAAATATGGAGCATCTGTCAGCAGTCAGAATAATGTCTGAAAGTAGTGCACCTAATCTCGTAtataaaaggaagaaattaggaggaaactctgtcaccatatTTTCAGAAGATTGGGAAAACACAAGAACTGGTGATTATCGTTCTTTTGTAGATTTTATCGTTCCTTCAATTGCTGCTAAGAAACAACTTGTTGATTTGCACATAGAGCATGAAACTAAAGCCACTCGAGCGTCTGCTCATTTATGCAATAGAGAGTCTCATGTTTTAAGTTCAGAATCTTTTAATGGATGTTCTATTGGTGAGGAATTAGTTTCTGATGAAGCACTTAAAAACAATGTGCGAAAAGTGTTAGAGGTAAACAGCGTAAATGATAGTTGCTCATCATCAAAGTCAAATATGGAGCATGCTTCAACTTCCATGAAGACTGAAGTAGATGAAAATGGTGAGTGCTCCTCTTCTAGTGTGATAGTCATGGAGGCTGTGGGAGACCTGTCTGAAAAGGATCTATGCATCTCAATTCTTAGAAGCCATGGACTGCTTGGGGATGTTCAGGCTACCAGGATTTGTCGTTCTGCTGAAGACACTGGTACCAGTAGCAGTGACAGCTGTCATCGGTCATGCAAAATTTGTAGTCGTGCAGGAACTGCTCTGAAAATGCTGATTTGTGATAATTGTGAAGAGGCATTTCACATGTCATGCTGCCACCCCCGTATAAAGAAAGTACCTTTTGATGAATGGTTCTGCCATTCTTGTTTGAGAAAGAAGCAAATTTTAAAGGAGAAAGTGGCTAGAAAATCACCGAATATCACCAGTGTCATGTGTAGGAATGCATCATCTAAAGGCCAAGTGAATCCTATACTGTTAATGTTAAGAGACAATGAGCCGTATGCAACCAGTGTTCGGTTTGGCAAAGGGTTTCAAGCGGAAGTTCCTGACTGGTCAGGCCCAATAAATGA TGATATTGATGGCATTGGCGAACCTTTGGAATTAGATTCTTCGGagtatgttagattgaat GAGCTGAACTGCAATAAACCTTCTAGAGTTAGCTCTATAGGTAATTGGCTTCAATGTCGAGAAGTTGTAGATAGTGCAAATGGAACTATTTGTGGAAAGTGGCGCAG GGCTCCTCTTTTTGAAGTCCAAACTGATGACTGGGAGTGCTTCTGCTCTATCCTTTGGGATCCAAGCCATGCTGATTGTAATGCGCCTCAG GAACTGGGAACGGATCAAGTTCTGAAGCAACTGAAGTATATTGAGACG CTGAGGCCCCGGCTATCTGCAAAACGGCATACTTTGGATGGCACCAAGAGTACTGGTGATTTACAAAACCCCATAACAGATGCAAAAAGTATACAAACTCTATGA
- the LOC18792243 gene encoding pathogenesis-related homeodomain protein isoform X1: MHGLGKKSSLKESGKPRYSNSVAKLISSPKFRKGGKVSHVKKIKPKSKTIIASCLSKKRGADSTRKGSRNNGTDKKLMSRKGVHKVHDTNSSKKLSSVKLQDEKFSFKDSDKKGENADGEVKLRIKRRRKKKLQKDKVELDETSRLQRRTRYLLIKIKLEQNLIDAYSGEGWKGQSREKIKPEKELQRAKKQILKCKLGIRDAIHQLYSLSSVGSMADSVIAADGSVYHEHIFCAKCKLNEAFPDNDIILCDGTCNSAFHQKCLDPPLDTENIPRGDQGWFCKFCECKMEILEVVNAHLGTCFSNDCGWQDVFKEEAAFPDGENSLLNPDEEWPSDDSEDDDYNPERNENSCSFSMGGTDDNASDDELSTDVSVGSDESTDGEVVSGRRQRRRVDYKKLYDEMFGKDGPLHEQISDDEDWGPVKRKRREKESDAASTLMTLYESERIPDVTPTEVKNKHPPDTQVRRACFRIPRKAVEKLRQAFSENELPSRDVKENLSKELGLDPEKVSKWFKNARYLALKTRKEESATNLHTVTTGISKESTNENVTEKAADLMASDSDDFLAETVVHSPRNVKKSFRRKHPKSLSSPLRKNQQKGSSCGSPAKRNKDGMELSDNVSLKKLLKARTKEKKANLIAEGGCRVAELEMERLCKAKGRLENMRQKLLKFQNAKAKKSNKSLLHEQSVIYVPIAELKDKV; encoded by the exons ATGCATGGTCTTGGAAAAAAGTCATCCCTCAAGGAGTCAGGAAAACCTCGTTATTCCAATTCTGTGGCAAAGCTAATTTCATcaccaaaatttagaaaaggTGGCAAAGTTTCCcatgttaaaaaaataaagccaAAGTCCAAAACTATTATTGCTTCATGCTTGTCGAAGAAGAGAGGTGCTGACTCTACAAGAAAGGGGTCTAGGAATAATGGTACTGATAAAAAGTTGATGAGTAGAAAAGGAGTTCATAAGGTACATGATACAAATTCTTCCAAAAAGCTGTCTTCTGTGAAACTTCAGGATGAGAAGTTCTCATTCAAGGACTCTGACAAGAAAGGGGAAAATGCTGATGGGGAAGTCAAACTTAGaataaaaaggagaagaaagaagaaattacaaaAGGATAAGGTGGAGTTAGATGAAACTTCTCGCTTGCAGAGGAGGACAAGATACCTGCTGATTAAAATAAAGCTGGAGCAGAACCTAATTGATGCTTATTCTGGTGAAGGTTGGAAGGGTCAGAG CCGAGAAAAGATTAAGCCAGAAAAGGAACTACAAAGAGCTAAGAAACAGATATTGAAATGTAAGCTTGGAATCCGTGATGCTATTCATCAACTGTATTCTCTGAGTTCGGTGGGTAGCATGGCAGATTCTGTTATCGCTGCAGATGGATCTGTTTATCATGAACAT aTATTCTGTGCGAAGTGCAAGTTGAATGAAGCGTTCCCCGATAATGATATTATACTGTGTGATGGGACATGCAATTCTGCATTCCACCAAAAATGTCTGGATCCTCCCTTGGATACTGAAAATA TTCCTCGGGGAGATCAAGGCTGGTTTTGCAAATTTTGCGAGTGTAAAATGGAAATACTAGAAGTAGTCAATGCTCATCTTGGGACCTGCTTTTCCAATGACTGTGGTTGGCAG GATGTCTTCAAGGAAGAGGCCGCTTTCCCTGATGGTGAGAATTCGTTATTAAACCCAGATGAAGAATGGCCTTCAGATGATTCTGAAGATGATGATTATAATCCAGAAAGGAACGAGAACAGCTGCAGCTTCAGCATGGGAGGCACCGATGACAATGCGTCAGATGATGAATTGTCAACTGATGTCAGTGTAGGTTCTGATGAGTCTACTGATGGGGAAGTTGTTTCTGGCCGCAGACAGAGAAGACGTGTTGATTATAAGAAGTTATATGAT GAAATGTTTGGAAAAGATGGTCCTTTGCATGAACAAATTAGTGATGATGAAGACTGGGGTCCTGTTAAAAGAAAGCGGAGAGAAAAGGAATCTGATGCAGCCAGCACCCTTATGACTCTCTATGAAAGCGAGAGAATTCCAGATGTCACCCCTACagaagtgaaaaataaacatcctccagATACTCAAGTTAGAAGGGCATGTTTCCGAATACCTCGCAAGGCAGTAGAG AAGCTGCGCCAAGCGTTTTCTGAGAATGAACTTCCTTCTAGAGATGTGAAAGAGAATCTTTCAAAAGAGTTGGGACTAGATCCTGAGAAG GTTAGTAAATGGTTTAAGAACGCACGTTACTTAGCCCTCAAAACCAGAAAG GAAGAGAGTGCTACAAACCTTCACACTGTTACTACTGGAATCTCCAAGGAATCCACAAATGAAAATGTGACTGAAAAAGCTGCTGATCTCATGGCATCAGATTCAGATGATTTCTTAGCTGAAACTGTGGTCCATTCTCCAAGAAATGTTAAGAAATCCTTCCGGAGAAAGCACCCAAAATCATTAAGCAGCCCTTTGAGGAAAAATCAACAGAAAGGATCTTCATGTGGGTCACCTGCAAAGAGAAACAAG GATGGAATGGAGTTGAGTGATAATGTGAGCTTGAAGAAGCTTTTGAAAGCAAGAACAAAGGAGAAGAAGGCCAACCTTATTGCTGAAGGTGGATGTCGAGTTGCAGAACTGGAAATGGAGAGACTATGTAAAGCCAAAGGTAGGCTAGAAAATATGAGACAGAAATTactgaaatttcaaaatgcCAAGGCAAAGAAGTCAAATAAATCTCTCTTGCATGAACAGTCTGTGATTTATGTTCCAATAGCAGAACTAAAGGACAAAGTTTGA
- the LOC18792243 gene encoding pathogenesis-related homeodomain protein isoform X2: MHGLGKKSSLKESGKPRYSNSVAKLISSPKFRKGGKVSHVKKIKPKSKTIIASCLSKKRGADSTRKGSRNNGTDKKLMSRKGVHKVHDTNSSKKLSSVKLQDEKFSFKDSDKKGENADGEVKLRIKRRRKKKLQKDKVELDETSRLQRRTRYLLIKIKLEQNLIDAYSGEGWKGQSREKIKPEKELQRAKKQILKCKLGIRDAIHQLYSLSSVGSMADSVIAADGSVYHEHIFCAKCKLNEAFPDNDIILCDGTCNSAFHQKCLDPPLDTENIPRGDQGWFCKFCECKMEILEVVNAHLGTCFSNDCGWQDVFKEEAAFPDGENSLLNPDEEWPSDDSEDDDYNPERNENSCSFSMGGTDDNASDDELSTDVSVGSDESTDGEVVSGRRQRRRVDYKKLYDEMFGKDGPLHEQISDDEDWGPVKRKRREKESDAASTLMTLYESERIPDVTPTEVKNKHPPDTQVRRACFRIPRKAVEKLRQAFSENELPSRDVKENLSKELGLDPEKVSKWFKNARYLALKTRKDGMELSDNVSLKKLLKARTKEKKANLIAEGGCRVAELEMERLCKAKGRLENMRQKLLKFQNAKAKKSNKSLLHEQSVIYVPIAELKDKV, translated from the exons ATGCATGGTCTTGGAAAAAAGTCATCCCTCAAGGAGTCAGGAAAACCTCGTTATTCCAATTCTGTGGCAAAGCTAATTTCATcaccaaaatttagaaaaggTGGCAAAGTTTCCcatgttaaaaaaataaagccaAAGTCCAAAACTATTATTGCTTCATGCTTGTCGAAGAAGAGAGGTGCTGACTCTACAAGAAAGGGGTCTAGGAATAATGGTACTGATAAAAAGTTGATGAGTAGAAAAGGAGTTCATAAGGTACATGATACAAATTCTTCCAAAAAGCTGTCTTCTGTGAAACTTCAGGATGAGAAGTTCTCATTCAAGGACTCTGACAAGAAAGGGGAAAATGCTGATGGGGAAGTCAAACTTAGaataaaaaggagaagaaagaagaaattacaaaAGGATAAGGTGGAGTTAGATGAAACTTCTCGCTTGCAGAGGAGGACAAGATACCTGCTGATTAAAATAAAGCTGGAGCAGAACCTAATTGATGCTTATTCTGGTGAAGGTTGGAAGGGTCAGAG CCGAGAAAAGATTAAGCCAGAAAAGGAACTACAAAGAGCTAAGAAACAGATATTGAAATGTAAGCTTGGAATCCGTGATGCTATTCATCAACTGTATTCTCTGAGTTCGGTGGGTAGCATGGCAGATTCTGTTATCGCTGCAGATGGATCTGTTTATCATGAACAT aTATTCTGTGCGAAGTGCAAGTTGAATGAAGCGTTCCCCGATAATGATATTATACTGTGTGATGGGACATGCAATTCTGCATTCCACCAAAAATGTCTGGATCCTCCCTTGGATACTGAAAATA TTCCTCGGGGAGATCAAGGCTGGTTTTGCAAATTTTGCGAGTGTAAAATGGAAATACTAGAAGTAGTCAATGCTCATCTTGGGACCTGCTTTTCCAATGACTGTGGTTGGCAG GATGTCTTCAAGGAAGAGGCCGCTTTCCCTGATGGTGAGAATTCGTTATTAAACCCAGATGAAGAATGGCCTTCAGATGATTCTGAAGATGATGATTATAATCCAGAAAGGAACGAGAACAGCTGCAGCTTCAGCATGGGAGGCACCGATGACAATGCGTCAGATGATGAATTGTCAACTGATGTCAGTGTAGGTTCTGATGAGTCTACTGATGGGGAAGTTGTTTCTGGCCGCAGACAGAGAAGACGTGTTGATTATAAGAAGTTATATGAT GAAATGTTTGGAAAAGATGGTCCTTTGCATGAACAAATTAGTGATGATGAAGACTGGGGTCCTGTTAAAAGAAAGCGGAGAGAAAAGGAATCTGATGCAGCCAGCACCCTTATGACTCTCTATGAAAGCGAGAGAATTCCAGATGTCACCCCTACagaagtgaaaaataaacatcctccagATACTCAAGTTAGAAGGGCATGTTTCCGAATACCTCGCAAGGCAGTAGAG AAGCTGCGCCAAGCGTTTTCTGAGAATGAACTTCCTTCTAGAGATGTGAAAGAGAATCTTTCAAAAGAGTTGGGACTAGATCCTGAGAAG GTTAGTAAATGGTTTAAGAACGCACGTTACTTAGCCCTCAAAACCAGAAAG GATGGAATGGAGTTGAGTGATAATGTGAGCTTGAAGAAGCTTTTGAAAGCAAGAACAAAGGAGAAGAAGGCCAACCTTATTGCTGAAGGTGGATGTCGAGTTGCAGAACTGGAAATGGAGAGACTATGTAAAGCCAAAGGTAGGCTAGAAAATATGAGACAGAAATTactgaaatttcaaaatgcCAAGGCAAAGAAGTCAAATAAATCTCTCTTGCATGAACAGTCTGTGATTTATGTTCCAATAGCAGAACTAAAGGACAAAGTTTGA